A region of Prochlorococcus marinus subsp. pastoris str. CCMP1986 DNA encodes the following proteins:
- a CDS encoding amidohydrolase family protein, with protein MINSGKTEVLIPRCLCEIENVDNLNVDDEGFASVFVAWEKGIISELKPINIKNKKPKKILFPRFVETHSHLDKSFTFGEFPNFKSNYHEALSVNLEEHKTRSKIKVLERAEKSLNLALKNGYRAIRSHVDTYESQDNNIWDELFKIQKKYSSKLKLQYVALAPLEFWDTPHGEELAKIFSKKKGILGGVLVPPFKNRAKIKYLLSKTLLLADKYKLEIDLHIDESTIEPGAGIKVLLETIDRLNIKVPITCSHLSSILSLNNNEILNLGSKIAEKDIKVIALPLTNFWLLNRKEKSTSLNRPVAPIKQLQKSLVDVSIGSDNVQDPWYPFGNYDPFYLMSLAMPMLQLNPWERLTLSSIFLSPSRLLNLTWDGVVKKGCPVNFVLLDAGNWADIFSTNLKREVLINGELYS; from the coding sequence TTGATCAACTCCGGAAAAACAGAGGTACTTATACCTAGATGCCTTTGTGAAATAGAAAATGTTGATAACCTCAACGTGGATGATGAGGGTTTCGCTTCTGTTTTTGTTGCTTGGGAAAAAGGAATTATTTCTGAACTAAAGCCGATAAATATCAAAAATAAAAAACCAAAAAAAATCCTTTTCCCAAGATTTGTTGAGACTCACTCACATCTTGATAAATCTTTCACTTTTGGAGAGTTTCCTAATTTTAAATCAAACTATCATGAGGCCTTATCAGTAAATTTAGAGGAGCATAAAACTAGGTCTAAAATTAAAGTTTTAGAGAGAGCTGAAAAATCACTCAACTTGGCTCTTAAAAATGGTTATAGAGCTATCAGGAGCCATGTTGATACCTACGAAAGTCAGGATAATAATATTTGGGATGAGCTTTTTAAAATTCAAAAAAAATATTCCTCTAAGTTGAAATTGCAATATGTAGCATTAGCTCCATTGGAGTTTTGGGATACTCCCCATGGAGAGGAATTAGCAAAAATTTTTTCTAAGAAAAAGGGTATTTTAGGCGGAGTTCTTGTTCCTCCCTTTAAAAATAGAGCAAAAATAAAATACTTACTCTCTAAAACTCTCTTGCTTGCAGATAAATATAAATTGGAAATTGATTTACACATAGATGAATCAACTATTGAGCCAGGAGCGGGTATAAAAGTTCTTTTGGAAACTATTGATAGATTAAATATTAAAGTCCCAATAACATGTAGTCATTTAAGTAGTATTCTATCTCTAAATAATAATGAAATACTTAATCTGGGAAGCAAAATCGCTGAGAAAGATATAAAAGTGATTGCACTTCCTCTTACAAATTTCTGGTTGCTCAATCGTAAAGAAAAAAGTACATCTTTAAATAGGCCTGTTGCACCAATAAAGCAACTACAAAAATCATTAGTAGATGTTTCTATCGGGAGTGATAATGTTCAAGACCCTTGGTATCCATTTGGTAATTACGATCCTTTTTATTTGATGTCTCTTGCAATGCCAATGCTTCAATTAAATCCTTGGGAAAGATTGACTTTATCTTCCATTTTTTTGTCACCAAGTAGATTATTGAATTTAACTTGGGATGGGGTGGTTAAAAAAGGTTGTCCTGTGAATTTTGTGCTTTTAGATGCTGGAAATTGGGCGGATATTTTCTCAACTAATTTAAAAAGAGAAGTCCTTATAAACGGCGAATTGTATAGCTAA
- the murA gene encoding UDP-N-acetylglucosamine 1-carboxyvinyltransferase: protein MVCVSNNKSYLKSQHLKIIGQKTLRGKVKISGAKNSALVLLAASLLTDEKIILDNVPLLTDIEKMGNILKNLGVKLHNKDHQLIIDSKNISIQELPYELVNGLRASFFCIGALLTRFGEASIPLPGGCNIGERPINEHINGLRALGAEIIIDRDVVKAKLVKKKTKLFGANIRLNCPSVGATETLIMAASLAEGRTVIENAAREPEIQDLCQMLNKMGAKIYDSGKEKIIIDGVHKLHGCTHKVIPDRIEAGTFLIAAAATSSSITVSPVIPNHLEAVLNKLEESGSKIIIKGNSISIKGNNIKAVDIKTAPFPGFPTDLQAPFMALMTIAKGRSKITETIFENRMNHVDLLNQMGSSITLKNNIAHINGVKKLRGMTLVGSDLRSSAALIIAALTSKSVSYVYGLEHLDRGYENFEQKLSKLGIEIKRQITKQTINKSKNRSSNSKLKEVSEIRAA from the coding sequence ATGGTTTGCGTAAGCAACAATAAGTCATATCTTAAATCCCAACATTTAAAGATTATTGGCCAAAAAACCTTAAGAGGGAAGGTAAAAATAAGTGGTGCAAAGAATTCTGCTTTAGTATTACTTGCGGCATCATTACTAACTGACGAAAAAATCATATTAGATAATGTTCCTCTTCTGACTGATATTGAGAAGATGGGAAATATACTTAAGAATTTAGGAGTTAAATTACATAATAAAGATCATCAATTAATAATTGATTCAAAGAATATATCTATACAAGAACTTCCATATGAACTTGTAAATGGATTAAGAGCTAGTTTCTTTTGTATTGGAGCATTATTAACAAGATTTGGGGAGGCTTCAATACCTTTACCTGGTGGGTGCAATATTGGTGAAAGACCTATCAACGAGCATATAAACGGGCTAAGGGCACTAGGTGCAGAAATTATCATTGACAGAGATGTCGTAAAAGCAAAACTAGTCAAGAAGAAAACTAAACTATTTGGTGCAAATATCAGATTAAATTGTCCAAGTGTTGGGGCTACTGAAACGTTAATAATGGCGGCATCCTTAGCAGAAGGCAGGACTGTGATAGAGAATGCTGCAAGGGAGCCTGAAATTCAAGATTTATGTCAGATGTTAAATAAAATGGGAGCAAAAATTTATGACTCTGGTAAAGAAAAAATAATTATTGATGGAGTACATAAACTTCATGGCTGTACTCATAAAGTAATCCCAGATAGAATTGAAGCAGGAACTTTTTTAATAGCTGCTGCTGCAACTTCATCTTCAATTACAGTTTCTCCAGTAATTCCAAATCACTTAGAGGCAGTATTAAATAAGCTAGAAGAAAGTGGTAGTAAAATAATAATAAAAGGAAATTCGATTTCAATAAAAGGTAATAACATTAAAGCAGTAGATATTAAAACCGCTCCATTTCCAGGATTCCCTACCGACTTACAGGCTCCATTTATGGCTCTAATGACTATTGCAAAAGGGAGATCTAAGATCACCGAAACAATTTTTGAAAATAGAATGAATCATGTTGATCTTTTAAATCAAATGGGAAGCTCTATAACTTTGAAAAATAATATAGCTCACATAAATGGAGTTAAAAAATTAAGAGGAATGACATTAGTTGGATCAGACTTGAGATCTTCAGCAGCGCTTATAATTGCTGCTTTAACCTCTAAAAGTGTTAGTTATGTATATGGGCTTGAACATCTAGATAGGGGTTACGAAAATTTTGAGCAAAAATTATCTAAATTAGGTATTGAAATTAAGAGACAAATAACGAAACAGACCATTAACAAGTCAAAAAATCGCAGTTCTAACTCAAAACTTAAAGAGGTATCTGAAATAAGAGCAGCTTGA
- a CDS encoding cell division protein FtsQ/DivIB yields MKDKQKLKNKRFFLLITFLFFTSYATSKIFKNVNYQDVSIVGSELFSIEDIVVNSSLNFPTSLIFVKSSYTERELKKNLSLKNVSVFRQIFPFGLKILIKTRTPIAYGERLFKGEKITGFIDEDGFFISLKYSDQENLNKITSKVFGWKENFRETLSKILNYQKYNDVEFITITFSPNGFLTLEEKSLKTILLGFNPKRIENQLQIVNNMKNQIRENNILEKIDNIDLIDPNNPKIKVFKP; encoded by the coding sequence GTGAAGGATAAACAAAAATTAAAGAATAAAAGGTTTTTTTTGTTAATTACCTTTTTATTTTTTACAAGTTATGCAACCTCTAAAATTTTCAAAAATGTTAATTACCAAGATGTTTCTATAGTTGGTAGCGAATTATTTTCTATCGAGGATATAGTTGTAAACTCATCTCTAAATTTCCCTACCTCGTTGATATTTGTCAAAAGCTCATACACAGAAAGAGAATTAAAAAAGAATTTATCTCTAAAGAATGTTTCAGTTTTTAGACAAATATTCCCTTTTGGTTTAAAAATTCTAATTAAAACAAGAACTCCAATAGCTTATGGCGAACGGCTTTTTAAAGGGGAAAAAATAACTGGTTTTATTGATGAAGATGGTTTCTTCATCAGTCTAAAATATTCAGATCAAGAAAATTTGAATAAAATAACTAGTAAAGTTTTTGGATGGAAAGAAAACTTTAGAGAGACACTATCAAAAATTTTGAATTACCAAAAATATAACGATGTTGAATTCATTACAATAACTTTCTCCCCTAATGGCTTTTTAACTTTAGAGGAAAAAAGTCTTAAAACAATATTGTTAGGATTTAATCCAAAAAGAATAGAAAATCAATTACAAATAGTAAATAATATGAAAAACCAAATAAGAGAAAATAATATCTTAGAAAAAATAGATAATATCGACCTAATTGACCCCAACAATCCAAAAATTAAAGTGTTCAAACCCTAA
- the miaB gene encoding tRNA (N6-isopentenyl adenosine(37)-C2)-methylthiotransferase MiaB — translation MLTKPIQEEEKIYKNSSLGSYWITTFGCQMNKADSERMAGTLEKMGYSRAIDELKADLVLYNTCTIRDSAQQKVYSFLGKQVKRKHSTPKLKLVVAGCLAQQEGESLLRRVPELDLIMGPQHVNNLENLLERVDLGNQVVATEETFISEDITNPRRDSSICGWVNIIYGCNERCSYCVVPSVRGKEQSRYPDAIKSEIESLAHNNFKEVTLLGQNIDAYGRDLPGTTKEGRKENSLTDLLYFIHDVEGIKRIRFSTSHPKYFSKRLINACYELDKVCEHFHIPFQSGNNEILRLMARGYTIEKYKRIIENIRQLMPNASITADAIVAFPGETETQYRETLKLISDIGFDQVMTAAYSPRPNTPAAFWDNQIPEEVKKERLKEINELVETTSRKRNQRYLNNIESVLIEGLNPKNNAQMMGRTRTNRLTFVEISKNIEFNYSYGDEINVKITEARSFSLSGQIYK, via the coding sequence GTGCTAACCAAACCAATCCAAGAAGAAGAAAAGATTTACAAAAATTCCTCTTTAGGTAGTTATTGGATAACAACTTTTGGTTGTCAAATGAATAAGGCCGATTCCGAAAGGATGGCAGGCACACTTGAAAAAATGGGATATTCAAGAGCTATTGATGAATTAAAAGCGGATTTAGTTTTATATAACACTTGCACAATAAGAGACAGTGCTCAGCAAAAGGTTTACAGTTTTTTAGGAAAGCAAGTCAAAAGAAAGCATAGTACTCCAAAATTAAAATTAGTTGTAGCAGGTTGCCTCGCGCAACAAGAGGGTGAATCTCTTTTAAGAAGAGTGCCCGAACTTGATCTAATAATGGGGCCACAACATGTTAATAATCTTGAGAATCTTTTAGAGAGGGTTGATTTAGGCAATCAAGTCGTAGCCACTGAAGAAACTTTTATATCTGAAGATATTACTAATCCAAGAAGAGATAGCTCTATTTGTGGTTGGGTGAATATCATTTATGGTTGCAATGAAAGATGCTCTTATTGTGTTGTCCCATCTGTTAGAGGTAAAGAACAGTCAAGATATCCAGATGCAATTAAAAGTGAAATAGAATCTTTAGCTCATAATAATTTCAAAGAGGTAACTCTTTTAGGGCAAAATATTGATGCCTACGGTAGAGATCTTCCTGGAACTACCAAAGAGGGCAGGAAAGAAAATTCCCTTACTGATCTTCTTTATTTTATTCATGATGTAGAGGGAATTAAAAGAATAAGATTTTCTACAAGTCATCCAAAATATTTTTCAAAAAGACTTATAAACGCTTGTTATGAATTAGACAAAGTTTGTGAGCATTTTCATATTCCGTTCCAAAGTGGTAATAATGAAATCCTTAGATTAATGGCTAGAGGTTACACGATCGAAAAATATAAAAGAATAATTGAAAATATTAGACAATTAATGCCAAATGCATCAATTACTGCTGATGCAATAGTTGCTTTCCCAGGAGAAACAGAAACCCAATATCGTGAAACATTGAAGTTAATATCTGATATTGGCTTTGATCAAGTTATGACCGCCGCCTATTCTCCAAGACCAAATACCCCAGCAGCTTTTTGGGATAATCAAATTCCTGAAGAAGTTAAAAAGGAAAGATTAAAAGAAATTAATGAACTAGTTGAAACAACCTCTAGAAAAAGAAATCAAAGATATTTAAATAATATTGAAAGTGTTTTAATTGAGGGCTTGAATCCAAAAAATAATGCCCAAATGATGGGAAGGACAAGAACGAATAGACTTACATTTGTAGAAATATCAAAAAATATTGAATTTAATTATTCATATGGTGATGAAATAAATGTCAAAATAACCGAGGCGAGATCTTTTTCTTTAAGTGGTCAGATTTATAAGTAA
- a CDS encoding FAD-binding oxidoreductase, whose amino-acid sequence MSSRNSKLIEQLKKIDNLEIIERTSDVKRLSKDFYNYSPILEKKLDGCIADLVVRPIDQNSVKKVAEICWEFSIPLTLRGSGTGNYGQAVPLFKGIVMQMNCLNKIEEFHPETGFVKVQSGCLMGDLNKELEKYGRELRLLPSTWKTATIGGFIAGGSGGIGSIRWGFLRDPGNLIGLEAVTINEEPKLLRFDAEESEPLNHAYGTNGIITSLLIATDIKRKWYSIIIDCEGLNKTIEILKTCTTAAIDLKLGAILEKEIVDQMPSWFKGKSKSHKILIQSTLGGIKTIELICKKYEVNSFLLGEEDKLTNGISEVVWNHTTLHMRAKDKNWTYLQMLLPLDKEFELINSLREKWGKNILWHLEAVSQQGVPRLAALPVIKWHSSDQINQIIDNCKKLGAIIFNPHVLTVEGGGLGVIDSDQVKAKLKFDPKGLLNPGKLQGWEIKDEFNI is encoded by the coding sequence ATGTCTTCAAGAAATTCAAAATTAATAGAACAATTAAAAAAAATTGATAATTTAGAAATTATTGAAAGGACTTCCGATGTGAAAAGGCTTTCAAAAGACTTTTATAATTATTCTCCAATACTCGAAAAGAAACTAGATGGTTGTATCGCTGACTTGGTGGTACGACCTATTGATCAAAATTCAGTAAAGAAAGTAGCAGAAATTTGTTGGGAATTTTCGATACCACTTACTTTAAGAGGTTCAGGAACAGGTAATTATGGACAAGCTGTCCCTTTGTTTAAAGGTATTGTTATGCAGATGAATTGTTTAAATAAAATTGAAGAATTTCATCCTGAGACAGGTTTTGTAAAGGTACAATCTGGATGCTTAATGGGAGATTTAAATAAAGAACTAGAAAAATATGGAAGAGAATTAAGGTTGCTTCCCAGTACATGGAAAACTGCAACTATAGGAGGTTTTATTGCAGGGGGCTCAGGAGGTATTGGTTCAATTAGATGGGGATTTTTAAGAGATCCAGGGAATCTTATAGGTTTAGAAGCTGTAACAATAAATGAAGAGCCTAAATTACTAAGATTTGATGCTGAAGAATCAGAACCTTTAAATCATGCATATGGAACTAATGGAATTATTACTTCATTATTGATCGCTACTGATATAAAACGTAAGTGGTACTCGATAATAATTGACTGTGAAGGGTTAAATAAGACAATCGAAATATTAAAAACATGTACCACTGCAGCAATTGACTTAAAGCTTGGCGCAATTCTTGAGAAAGAAATTGTAGATCAAATGCCTTCCTGGTTTAAAGGTAAATCTAAAAGTCACAAGATTTTGATTCAATCAACGCTTGGGGGGATAAAAACTATTGAATTAATTTGCAAAAAATATGAAGTTAATTCTTTTCTTCTTGGAGAAGAAGATAAATTAACAAATGGAATCTCTGAAGTAGTTTGGAATCATACAACCCTTCATATGAGGGCAAAGGACAAAAACTGGACATATTTACAGATGCTTTTACCTCTAGATAAGGAATTCGAACTAATTAATTCTTTGAGAGAAAAATGGGGTAAGAATATTCTTTGGCATCTTGAAGCTGTCTCTCAACAAGGAGTCCCTAGATTAGCTGCTTTGCCAGTAATTAAATGGCACAGTTCAGATCAAATAAACCAAATAATAGATAATTGTAAGAAACTGGGAGCAATTATTTTTAATCCACATGTATTAACTGTTGAGGGAGGTGGATTAGGAGTTATTGATTCTGATCAAGTAAAAGCAAAATTAAAATTTGATCCAAAAGGTTTATTAAATCCTGGTAAATTGCAAGGGTGGGAAATAAAAGATGAGTTTAATATTTAA
- the ftsZ gene encoding cell division protein FtsZ, which translates to MSFGNNPNFDQSKDILPSQNAKIEVIGVGGGGSNAVNRMIDSDLEGVSFRVLNTDAQALLQSSADRRVQLGQNLTRGLGAGGNPSIGQKAAEESKDELQQTLEGSDLVFIAAGMGGGTGTGAAPVVAEVAKQSGALTVGIVTKPFSFEGKRRMRQAEEGIARLAENVDTLIVIPNDRLKDVIAGAPLQEAFRNADDVLRMGVKGISDIITCPGLVNVDFADVRSVMTEAGTALLGIGIGSGRSRALEAAQAAMNSPLLEAARIDGAKGCVINITGGKDMTLEDMTSASEIIYDVVDPEANIIVGAVIDESMEGEIQVTVIATGFETNQPLKQQRIKNRLSNQPLYNISDNKDTGTNIPEFLRLRQNKKDIE; encoded by the coding sequence ATGAGCTTCGGAAACAATCCAAACTTTGATCAATCAAAAGACATCCTTCCAAGTCAGAATGCCAAAATTGAAGTAATTGGTGTCGGGGGTGGTGGGAGTAATGCTGTAAACAGGATGATTGATAGTGATCTTGAAGGCGTTTCATTCAGAGTTTTAAATACTGATGCGCAAGCATTATTACAATCTTCTGCAGATCGTAGAGTTCAACTAGGTCAGAACTTAACAAGAGGTCTTGGAGCAGGAGGGAATCCAAGTATTGGTCAAAAAGCTGCTGAGGAATCTAAAGATGAATTGCAACAAACCTTAGAGGGCTCTGACTTGGTTTTTATTGCTGCAGGTATGGGAGGAGGAACTGGGACAGGAGCGGCTCCAGTAGTTGCTGAGGTTGCAAAGCAAAGTGGTGCTTTAACTGTTGGGATAGTAACCAAGCCATTTTCATTTGAAGGTAAAAGGAGAATGCGTCAGGCAGAAGAAGGGATTGCAAGATTAGCAGAAAACGTTGATACGCTTATTGTGATTCCAAATGATCGTTTAAAAGACGTAATTGCAGGAGCTCCACTTCAAGAAGCCTTTAGAAATGCTGATGATGTTTTAAGGATGGGAGTTAAAGGTATAAGTGACATAATTACATGCCCTGGATTAGTTAACGTTGATTTTGCTGATGTTAGGTCTGTAATGACTGAAGCTGGCACTGCCCTGCTTGGTATAGGTATTGGTTCTGGTAGATCTAGAGCATTAGAGGCTGCTCAAGCCGCAATGAATAGTCCTTTACTAGAAGCGGCAAGAATTGATGGAGCTAAAGGTTGTGTGATAAATATTACAGGTGGGAAAGATATGACATTAGAAGATATGACCTCAGCTTCAGAAATTATTTATGATGTTGTAGATCCAGAAGCAAACATAATAGTAGGTGCTGTTATAGATGAATCAATGGAAGGCGAAATACAGGTAACTGTTATTGCAACAGGTTTCGAAACCAATCAACCGTTAAAACAACAAAGGATTAAAAATAGATTATCTAATCAGCCACTTTATAATATTTCTGATAATAAAGACACAGGTACTAATATTCCAGAGTTTTTAAGATTAAGGCAGAATAAAAAAGATATCGAATAA
- a CDS encoding bifunctional folylpolyglutamate synthase/dihydrofolate synthase, translating into MINVNIENFDLLSPKLERENIQLGLSRIKNALRDLDDPCKNIPAIQIVGTNGKGSITAFIENILYADKKNIGVTTSPHLLDICERIRVNKEKISKEEFERLFKKIKNNLSTHKLSPFEQIICCALNFFDFKKVDLLILEAGLGGRLDATTAHPLRPIIAIGNIGLDHKEYLGDSIEKIAKEKVAVIEKNAFVISCRQEAEVEEIIKARVKQVNAKIIWKESLSNDYEIGLKGNFQKQNAAVAIGVIEELINFGFKVKESSIKEGLKNAKWSGRLEIIKCFNKKILVDSAHNYSAAKALSEERKTWNNNKEGIYWILGVQIHKDIASMIKVLIKENDHILLVPVPNQASWKLKDLSNINELNHLDINEFEKVDLAFNYLLELEKWPKCNPVLTGSIFLVAEFIKFANNQKF; encoded by the coding sequence TTGATTAATGTAAATATTGAGAATTTTGATTTACTCTCGCCCAAATTAGAAAGGGAAAATATTCAATTAGGATTATCAAGAATAAAAAATGCGTTAAGAGATTTAGATGACCCATGCAAAAATATACCTGCTATTCAAATTGTTGGGACAAATGGTAAAGGTTCGATTACCGCTTTTATAGAAAACATTCTTTATGCAGATAAAAAGAATATTGGGGTTACTACTTCACCTCACCTTTTAGATATTTGTGAAAGGATCAGAGTGAATAAAGAAAAGATTAGTAAGGAAGAATTTGAAAGACTATTTAAGAAAATAAAAAATAATCTTTCAACCCATAAATTATCTCCTTTTGAACAAATTATCTGTTGTGCACTAAATTTTTTTGATTTTAAAAAAGTAGATTTATTAATTCTTGAAGCTGGTTTAGGTGGACGATTAGACGCTACTACAGCCCATCCTTTAAGACCAATAATTGCTATTGGCAATATAGGTTTAGACCATAAAGAATATCTTGGAGACTCAATTGAAAAAATTGCAAAAGAAAAAGTAGCTGTAATTGAAAAAAATGCATTTGTTATTTCTTGTCGTCAAGAAGCTGAAGTTGAGGAAATAATTAAAGCAAGAGTTAAACAAGTAAATGCAAAAATCATATGGAAAGAATCACTATCTAATGATTACGAAATTGGTTTAAAAGGTAATTTTCAAAAACAAAACGCAGCTGTTGCTATTGGAGTAATTGAAGAACTAATTAATTTTGGCTTTAAGGTTAAAGAAAGCTCCATTAAGGAAGGACTTAAGAATGCAAAATGGAGCGGGAGGTTAGAAATAATTAAATGTTTTAATAAAAAGATTCTTGTTGATTCTGCACATAATTACTCTGCGGCAAAAGCCCTTTCAGAGGAAAGGAAAACTTGGAATAATAATAAGGAAGGGATTTATTGGATTTTAGGAGTCCAAATACACAAAGATATTGCCTCAATGATAAAAGTTCTTATTAAAGAAAATGATCATATACTTTTAGTCCCAGTTCCTAATCAAGCAAGTTGGAAATTAAAAGATCTATCTAATATTAACGAGCTAAATCATTTAGATATAAATGAGTTTGAAAAAGTTGATCTTGCTTTTAATTATCTTTTGGAGCTTGAAAAATGGCCAAAATGTAATCCTGTGCTTACAGGTTCAATATTTTTAGTTGCTGAGTTTATTAAATTTGCAAATAATCAAAAGTTTTAA
- a CDS encoding D-alanine--D-alanine ligase family protein: MLEKEKKCIGIIFGGESNEHDVSVSSAKTVFKALISKTNINRFWVKAFYINKHGVWLDNDQSLVLLKEKRKNETIDKNQVFPKREINFLNTIEFQGIDIWFPLLHGVNGEDGAIHGLLKFTQKPIVGGGILGSALGMDKILMKKIFSHLEIPQVNYLDIQNQDLSDDKVKNNLSVEIIEKLKLPVFVKPANSGSSLGISKAKTRSEIIKALQKAWEIDSRIVIEEGLDVRELECGIIGNLKLTASEIGEVSYSTDWYDYDSKYSMDNQIIIPADIDSQISEQIKDIAIRSCRALNIYGFARVDFFLEKISNKIFLNEINTIPGFTSKSMFPMLWNASGLNIDQLVAKLVDISSDL, translated from the coding sequence ATGTTAGAAAAAGAAAAAAAATGTATTGGAATAATTTTTGGAGGAGAGTCTAATGAACATGATGTTTCAGTATCTTCCGCCAAGACAGTTTTTAAAGCATTAATTTCAAAAACGAACATAAATAGATTTTGGGTTAAAGCTTTTTATATAAATAAGCATGGCGTTTGGCTTGATAATGATCAATCTCTTGTATTACTAAAAGAAAAAAGAAAAAATGAAACGATTGATAAGAACCAAGTTTTCCCTAAACGAGAAATTAACTTTTTAAACACAATAGAATTTCAAGGTATTGATATATGGTTCCCACTTTTGCATGGTGTAAATGGAGAAGATGGAGCAATTCATGGTTTATTAAAATTTACCCAAAAGCCCATAGTAGGAGGAGGAATTTTAGGTTCTGCTCTTGGCATGGATAAAATATTAATGAAAAAAATATTTTCACATCTAGAAATTCCCCAAGTAAATTATTTAGATATTCAAAATCAAGATCTTAGTGATGATAAAGTAAAAAATAATTTATCTGTTGAGATTATTGAAAAATTAAAGTTACCAGTTTTTGTTAAACCTGCTAATTCAGGCTCATCACTTGGTATTTCGAAGGCCAAAACTAGATCAGAAATAATTAAAGCATTACAAAAGGCTTGGGAAATAGACTCCAGAATTGTTATCGAGGAAGGTTTAGATGTTAGAGAACTTGAATGCGGAATAATTGGTAATTTAAAACTTACCGCATCTGAAATCGGTGAAGTTTCTTATTCAACCGATTGGTACGATTATGATTCAAAATATTCGATGGATAATCAAATAATTATTCCAGCTGATATTGATTCTCAAATCTCTGAACAAATTAAAGATATTGCTATTAGAAGTTGTAGAGCATTAAATATTTACGGTTTCGCAAGGGTTGATTTCTTTTTAGAAAAGATTTCAAATAAAATTTTTCTGAATGAAATAAATACAATTCCTGGTTTTACTAGTAAAAGTATGTTTCCAATGCTTTGGAATGCTTCAGGTTTAAATATTGATCAACTTGTAGCTAAACTAGTTGATATATCATCAGATTTATAG
- a CDS encoding aspartate aminotransferase family protein, which produces MNTYTRFDISFKKGNGCWLWDEKGKKYLDAVAGIATCSLGHSNRILRKKLSAQLKKVQHISNLYKIEEQEELSKYLTKQSCAESVFFCNSGAEANESAIKLIKKYGNTVHKGKESFILAAESSFHGRTLATLSATGQPKYQKGFEPMVKGFKFFKYNDIASVKKLFEELKANNQKASGILVEPIQGEGGVIPGDKKFFKELREICNKYNSLLILDEVQSGVGRTGKMWGYENLEIEPDGFTLAKGLGGGHAIGALLVQKKANIFTPGDHASTFGGNPFACRAAITVLEEIKRRKILKNVLERGNQLNEGFTKISAKFPKIISGIRGLGLIQGLVINDSYTDAKTITLKAFDKGLLLVPAGGNVVRFVPPLIISRNEINILLKKLDLIFEEM; this is translated from the coding sequence ATGAATACTTATACTAGATTTGATATTTCTTTCAAGAAAGGTAATGGATGTTGGCTATGGGATGAAAAAGGCAAAAAATATCTTGATGCTGTGGCTGGTATAGCAACATGTAGCCTAGGGCATAGCAATAGAATCTTAAGAAAAAAGTTATCCGCACAATTAAAAAAAGTTCAGCACATCTCAAATCTTTATAAAATTGAAGAGCAAGAAGAATTAAGCAAATATTTAACTAAACAGAGTTGCGCTGAAAGTGTTTTTTTCTGCAATAGTGGTGCCGAGGCAAATGAGTCAGCTATTAAATTAATCAAAAAGTATGGTAATACAGTACATAAAGGTAAAGAATCTTTTATTCTTGCTGCTGAATCTAGCTTTCATGGTAGAACACTCGCAACTTTAAGTGCTACTGGTCAGCCTAAGTACCAAAAAGGTTTTGAACCAATGGTTAAAGGTTTTAAGTTTTTTAAATATAATGATATTGCTTCTGTAAAAAAATTATTTGAAGAATTAAAAGCAAATAACCAAAAAGCTTCAGGGATTTTAGTTGAACCTATTCAAGGAGAAGGAGGTGTAATACCTGGAGATAAAAAATTTTTTAAAGAATTAAGAGAAATTTGTAATAAATACAATTCTCTTTTAATTCTTGATGAAGTTCAGAGTGGAGTAGGGAGAACGGGAAAAATGTGGGGATATGAGAATCTAGAAATCGAACCAGATGGATTCACATTAGCTAAAGGATTAGGCGGAGGGCATGCAATTGGTGCTTTATTGGTACAAAAAAAAGCGAACATTTTTACTCCTGGAGATCACGCAAGTACTTTTGGTGGCAATCCCTTTGCTTGTAGAGCTGCCATAACAGTTTTAGAAGAAATTAAAAGACGTAAAATTCTTAAAAACGTTTTAGAAAGAGGTAATCAATTAAATGAGGGTTTTACGAAAATTTCAGCGAAATTTCCTAAAATTATTAGTGGCATAAGAGGACTAGGATTAATACAAGGACTTGTTATAAATGATTCCTACACAGATGCAAAAACGATCACATTAAAAGCTTTTGATAAAGGTTTACTATTAGTACCGGCTGGAGGAAACGTTGTTAGGTTTGTACCACCTTTAATAATTTCGAGAAATGAGATCAATATACTTTTAAAGAAATTAGATTTAATTTTCGAAGAGATGTAA